A genomic stretch from Aspergillus luchuensis mitochondrion, complete genome includes:
- the atp9 gene encoding ATP synthase subunit 9 — MLQAAKILGTGMATTGLIGAGVGIGIVFGALILGVARNPSLRGQLFSYAILGFAFAEATGLFALMMAFLLLYVA; from the exons ATGTTACAAGCTGCAAAAATATTAGGAACAGGAATGGCTACAACAGGTTTAATCGGAGCTGGTGTAGGTATTGGTATTGTATTTGGTGCTTTAATATTAGGTGTTGCTAGAAATCCATCATTAAGAGGACAATTATTCTCTTATGCTATTTTGGGTTTTGCTTTCGCTGAAGCAACTGGATTA TTTGCTTTAATGATGGCTTTCTTATTATTATACGTAGCTTAA